One Halobacterium zhouii genomic region harbors:
- a CDS encoding lamin tail domain-containing protein: MRTRHRSVLVVVCVVVLAGGVVGLEDGGGASPDATTRPLDTPGASPEDVQSASVATANGTLTVHFINVGQGASALVIGPTNETMLVGSGDWTDDGERVISYLEGHGVERIDHLVTTHADADRVGGHAAVIDHFETEGEGVGAVYDPGLVASSRTYQEYLDEVEEHDVTLYETQAGDQIPFEGVRTRVLSPPERRLANGDRNENSLVLGLGFGRASFLLPGDVESAGERHLVGGNVSVLNATVLSVPHHGSRSSSGSEFLNAVQPRIAVISSAYDSEYGHPHREVLERLAERSVRTYWTATHGDIRMVTNGSAVVVATQRDAPTDPLALRNATMIQAGDSPGIENRTVVRLGEATQSQVVPSSGAPATTTTPGTATTPETATTSGTTTTATGTTPKTATTPATAMRTLTTTATGRPGTSSGLAVVTVHEDASGDEYDNLDDEYVVFENAGDQPLDLSEWTVVDEAGHTYVFPSGVTLDPGEQVTLRTGVGTDTATDLYWGSDAPVWNNGGDTVTVRNDDGATVTEEAY, encoded by the coding sequence ATGCGTACTCGCCACCGCAGCGTGCTGGTTGTGGTCTGCGTCGTGGTGCTCGCGGGAGGTGTGGTCGGGTTGGAGGATGGAGGTGGGGCATCACCCGACGCGACGACGCGACCACTCGACACCCCGGGAGCGTCTCCGGAGGACGTGCAATCGGCGTCCGTTGCAACCGCGAACGGAACGCTGACGGTCCACTTCATCAACGTCGGACAGGGCGCCAGCGCGCTGGTCATCGGGCCGACGAACGAGACGATGCTCGTCGGCTCCGGCGACTGGACCGACGACGGCGAACGCGTCATCTCCTACCTCGAGGGTCACGGCGTCGAGCGCATCGATCACCTCGTGACGACACACGCCGACGCAGACCGCGTCGGTGGGCACGCCGCCGTCATCGACCACTTCGAGACCGAGGGCGAAGGCGTCGGTGCGGTGTACGATCCGGGTCTCGTAGCGAGTTCGCGAACCTACCAGGAGTACCTCGACGAGGTCGAGGAACACGACGTGACGCTGTACGAGACCCAGGCAGGCGACCAGATACCGTTCGAGGGTGTGCGAACGCGGGTCCTCTCGCCACCCGAGCGGCGCCTCGCGAACGGCGACCGGAACGAGAACAGCCTGGTGCTCGGACTCGGCTTCGGACGGGCGAGTTTCCTGCTCCCTGGAGACGTCGAGTCGGCCGGCGAGCGCCATCTGGTCGGAGGGAACGTCTCGGTCCTCAACGCGACGGTGCTGAGCGTCCCGCATCACGGGAGCCGTTCGAGTTCGGGCAGCGAGTTCCTGAACGCCGTGCAGCCCAGAATCGCCGTGATTTCGAGCGCGTACGATTCCGAGTACGGCCACCCTCACCGGGAGGTGCTCGAACGGCTGGCCGAGCGGTCGGTGCGGACGTACTGGACGGCGACACACGGCGACATTCGCATGGTGACGAACGGTTCTGCGGTCGTGGTAGCGACGCAGCGAGACGCACCGACCGACCCGCTTGCGCTCCGGAACGCGACGATGATACAGGCAGGTGATAGCCCTGGTATCGAGAATCGCACCGTGGTACGGCTGGGTGAAGCGACCCAGTCGCAGGTCGTTCCTTCCTCCGGAGCGCCGGCCACGACGACGACGCCGGGAACCGCGACGACACCGGAAACCGCGACCACGTCGGGAACTACGACGACGGCTACGGGAACGACACCGAAAACCGCGACGACGCCAGCCACGGCGATGCGCACCTTGACGACAACTGCTACAGGCCGGCCGGGCACGAGCAGTGGTCTGGCGGTCGTGACAGTTCACGAGGACGCGAGTGGCGACGAGTACGACAACCTGGACGACGAGTACGTGGTCTTCGAGAACGCGGGCGACCAGCCACTCGACCTCTCCGAGTGGACCGTCGTCGACGAGGCGGGCCACACCTACGTCTTCCCAAGTGGGGTTACGCTCGACCCGGGCGAACAGGTCACGCTCCGGACCGGGGTCGGAACAGACACCGCGACGGATCTGTACTGGGGGTCGGACGCGCCCGTCTGGAACAACGGCGGTGACACGGTTACCGTGCGGAACGACGACGGAGCGACCGTCACCGAGGAGGCGTACTGA
- a CDS encoding metal-dependent transcriptional regulator, with amino-acid sequence MNTADQYLKTIFLVQQLHDEPAATGELADRLGVSPASVNEMVGKLEERGLVEHEKYKGASVTEEGEQRASDALQTYCILERFLTNVLEVEDFREEARQLEPVIDETVAQRLDMIIDREPQCPDCFDAEADACSLLAEERVEADD; translated from the coding sequence GTGAACACCGCCGACCAGTATCTGAAGACGATATTCCTCGTTCAGCAGTTACACGACGAGCCGGCGGCGACCGGTGAGCTCGCGGACCGACTCGGCGTAAGTCCCGCGAGCGTCAACGAGATGGTCGGAAAGCTCGAAGAGCGCGGCCTCGTCGAACACGAGAAGTACAAGGGCGCGAGCGTCACCGAGGAGGGCGAGCAGCGAGCCAGTGACGCTCTCCAGACGTACTGCATCCTCGAGCGCTTCCTCACGAACGTCCTCGAAGTGGAGGACTTCCGCGAGGAGGCGCGGCAACTCGAACCCGTCATCGACGAGACGGTCGCCCAACGCCTCGACATGATCATCGACCGCGAGCCTCAGTGTCCGGACTGCTTCGACGCCGAAGCCGACGCGTGCAGTCTGCTCGCGGAGGAGCGCGTCGAAGCCGACGACTGA
- a CDS encoding ferritin-like domain-containing protein, which translates to MSVSARVDSDGQLARLLQIGVVLEEVVEARAHRNYQTLPERERDDAIEELLSEASEESAEHRRLLEALIDDLDAKSIPFDEVKSLVAESYGQTGPEDFDGVLYDQLHGEETAYKFYDDLIQAVEASDAEFGVDREELFDTLRFIRDEEAEGVEEVTELMGDHS; encoded by the coding sequence GTGAGCGTCTCCGCTCGCGTGGACTCCGACGGCCAGCTCGCGCGACTCCTCCAGATCGGCGTCGTCCTAGAGGAGGTGGTGGAGGCCCGCGCCCACCGGAACTACCAGACGCTCCCGGAGCGCGAGCGCGACGACGCCATCGAGGAACTGCTCTCGGAGGCTAGCGAGGAGTCCGCCGAGCACCGTCGGCTCCTCGAAGCGCTCATCGACGACCTGGACGCCAAGAGCATCCCTTTCGACGAGGTGAAGTCCCTCGTCGCGGAGAGCTACGGGCAGACGGGCCCGGAGGACTTCGACGGCGTGCTGTACGACCAGCTCCACGGCGAGGAGACCGCGTACAAGTTCTACGACGACCTCATCCAGGCCGTCGAGGCGAGCGACGCGGAGTTCGGCGTGGACCGCGAGGAACTGTTCGACACCCTTCGGTTCATCCGCGACGAGGAGGCGGAGGGCGTCGAGGAAGTCACGGAGCTGATGGGGGACCACTCATGA
- the sufD gene encoding Fe-S cluster assembly protein SufD has protein sequence MSTQLHNDVSEETVRTLAEERDEPEWLLQARLDALDALDELDYPSVIQTPGRKWTNLEDLDFDALVDPLSQTEDKDQVGPEDARVESFHDALDDDELAPLVEERFGSVVDPQENRLTALSTALFTTGTVVYVPASVDAEDVTIRTSMNSRSLFNYTLVVTEKNASVTILERQDSGESVEGERYYSGIVEVDAGENSYVQYGSLQDFDQQTYNYTVKRGDADTYATVNWIEGNLGSRLTKTGVSTELNGNGSETKIVGAFFGHDDQHFDLDAKVWHRAEHTTADLVTRGVIDDEARSVYEGVQDVGSGAWDTSSYQRENTLMLSDESEADASPKLIINNHDTEASHSATVGQIDQEDLFYMQNRAVPEQAATNMLVEGFFVPVLEEVEVDELRDDLEQRIYERLH, from the coding sequence ATGAGCACGCAGCTTCACAACGACGTTTCCGAAGAGACGGTACGCACGCTCGCCGAGGAGCGAGACGAACCCGAGTGGCTCCTCCAGGCGCGACTGGACGCACTCGACGCACTCGACGAGCTCGACTATCCGAGCGTCATCCAGACGCCCGGCCGCAAATGGACGAACCTGGAGGACCTCGACTTCGACGCGCTCGTCGACCCGCTCTCCCAGACCGAGGACAAAGACCAGGTCGGCCCCGAGGACGCGCGCGTCGAGTCGTTCCACGACGCGCTCGACGACGACGAACTCGCGCCGCTCGTCGAGGAGCGCTTCGGGAGCGTCGTCGACCCTCAGGAGAACCGCCTCACCGCGCTCTCCACGGCGCTGTTCACGACCGGCACGGTCGTCTACGTGCCCGCGAGCGTCGACGCCGAGGACGTGACGATTCGGACGTCGATGAATTCGCGGTCGCTGTTCAACTACACGCTCGTCGTCACTGAGAAGAACGCTTCCGTGACGATTCTGGAGCGCCAGGACAGCGGCGAATCGGTCGAAGGCGAACGGTATTACAGCGGCATCGTCGAGGTGGACGCGGGCGAGAACTCCTACGTCCAGTACGGCAGCCTGCAGGACTTCGACCAGCAGACGTACAACTACACCGTGAAACGCGGCGACGCCGACACGTACGCCACGGTGAACTGGATCGAGGGCAACCTCGGCAGTCGCCTAACGAAGACCGGCGTCTCCACTGAACTCAACGGCAACGGCTCGGAGACGAAGATCGTCGGCGCCTTCTTCGGCCACGACGACCAGCACTTCGACCTCGACGCGAAGGTCTGGCACCGCGCCGAACACACCACCGCCGACCTCGTCACGCGCGGCGTCATCGACGACGAGGCGCGCTCGGTGTACGAGGGCGTCCAGGACGTCGGCAGCGGCGCCTGGGACACCTCCTCGTACCAGCGCGAGAACACGCTGATGTTGAGCGACGAGAGCGAGGCCGACGCCTCCCCGAAGCTCATCATCAACAACCACGACACGGAGGCCTCTCACTCCGCGACGGTCGGCCAGATCGACCAGGAGGACCTCTTCTACATGCAGAATCGCGCGGTGCCCGAGCAGGCCGCGACGAACATGCTCGTCGAGGGCTTTTTCGTCCCCGTCCTCGAGGAGGTCGAGGTCGACGAACTCCGCGACGACTTAGAGCAGCGAATCTACGAGCGCCTCCACTGA
- the sufB gene encoding Fe-S cluster assembly protein SufB: protein MSSDEHLQDTDTEARFEFKKEENSAFESGKGLNEETIRLISEDKDEPDWMLERRLRALEQYKQMPMPTDWPGQPDLSELDVEEIIPYIRPDVDKRSGADDWDDLPDEIQDTFEQLGIPEAEREALSGVGAQYESEVVYQNMQERWEEKGVIFCNMDEAVQEYPELVKEHFMTSCVPPSDNKFAALHGAVWSGGSFVYVPEDVTVNMPVQAYFRMNSEGMGQFEHTLIIAEPGSEVHYIEGCSAPKYGTHNLHSGGVEVFVGEDAHVQYSTVQNWSKNTFNLNTKRAIAEENATMEWVSGSMGSKATMLYPSTILKGRNATDNHITIAFAGEGQDIDTGAKVYHNAPETKSTIESKSIAKDGGRTNYRGLVHIADGAENSSTSVECDALMFDNESTSDTMPYMEINESKVDVAHEATVGKIGDEDVFYLQSRGLDDDDAKQMIVAGFIEPITEELPIEYAVELNRLIELEMEGSLG, encoded by the coding sequence ATGAGTTCAGACGAACACCTACAAGACACAGACACAGAAGCTCGATTCGAGTTCAAGAAGGAGGAGAACTCCGCCTTCGAATCCGGAAAGGGCCTCAACGAGGAGACCATCCGACTCATCTCCGAGGACAAGGACGAGCCCGACTGGATGCTCGAGCGGCGCCTTCGCGCGCTCGAGCAGTACAAGCAGATGCCGATGCCGACGGACTGGCCCGGCCAGCCCGACCTCTCGGAACTCGACGTCGAGGAGATCATCCCGTACATCCGCCCGGACGTCGACAAGCGCTCCGGCGCGGACGACTGGGACGACCTCCCGGACGAGATCCAGGACACGTTCGAACAGCTGGGCATCCCCGAGGCCGAGCGCGAAGCGCTCTCCGGCGTCGGCGCCCAGTACGAGTCCGAGGTCGTCTACCAGAACATGCAGGAGCGCTGGGAGGAGAAGGGCGTCATCTTCTGCAACATGGACGAGGCCGTCCAGGAGTACCCGGAACTCGTCAAGGAGCACTTCATGACGAGTTGCGTGCCGCCCAGCGACAACAAGTTCGCCGCGCTCCACGGCGCAGTGTGGTCCGGCGGCTCGTTCGTCTACGTCCCCGAGGACGTGACGGTGAACATGCCCGTGCAGGCGTACTTCCGCATGAACTCGGAAGGCATGGGCCAGTTCGAGCACACGCTCATCATCGCCGAACCCGGCAGCGAGGTCCACTACATCGAGGGCTGTTCCGCGCCGAAGTACGGCACCCACAACCTCCACAGCGGGGGCGTCGAGGTGTTCGTCGGCGAGGACGCGCACGTGCAGTACTCGACCGTGCAGAACTGGTCGAAGAACACGTTCAACCTCAACACGAAGCGCGCCATCGCCGAAGAGAACGCCACGATGGAGTGGGTTTCGGGCAGCATGGGTTCGAAGGCGACGATGCTCTACCCGAGCACCATCCTGAAGGGCCGGAACGCGACGGACAACCACATCACCATCGCGTTCGCGGGCGAAGGCCAGGACATCGACACCGGCGCGAAGGTGTACCACAACGCACCGGAGACGAAGTCCACCATCGAGTCCAAATCCATCGCGAAGGACGGCGGCCGCACGAACTACCGCGGCCTCGTCCACATCGCGGACGGCGCGGAGAACTCCTCCACGAGCGTGGAGTGTGACGCGCTGATGTTCGACAACGAATCCACCAGCGACACCATGCCGTACATGGAGATCAACGAGTCGAAGGTGGACGTCGCCCACGAGGCGACCGTCGGGAAGATCGGGGACGAGGACGTGTTCTACCTCCAGTCCCGCGGTCTCGACGACGACGACGCAAAACAGATGATCGTCGCTGGCTTCATCGAGCCCATCACGGAGGAACTACCCATCGAGTACGCGGTCGAACTCAACCGCCTCATCGAACTCGAGATGGAGGGGAGCCTCGGATAA
- a CDS encoding ABC transporter ATP-binding protein has translation MATLELKNVHATVTEADEKILNGVDLEIPSGEIHALMGPNGSGKSTTSKIIAGHPAYEVTEGEVLLHLEDSDFGDVDIPEDARTWDLLDLEPNERAALGIYLGFQYPAEIEGVTLVNFLRTALNAKLDEREELLFGEDEDGEEDEDSGYETSPMEGPADEGEIGVAEFQELLSEKMELLDMDESFAQRYLNAGFSGGEKKQNEVLQAAILEPSIAVLDEIDSGLDIDRLQDVAKGINALRDEQDTGILQITHYQRILDYVEPDRVHIMLDGEVVMEGDAELAQKLEDKGYDWVRDQVYETA, from the coding sequence ATGGCTACGCTCGAACTCAAAAACGTCCACGCGACGGTAACAGAAGCAGACGAGAAGATCCTGAACGGCGTCGACCTCGAGATCCCCTCGGGCGAGATCCACGCCCTGATGGGACCGAACGGCTCCGGGAAGTCGACCACCTCGAAGATCATCGCAGGCCACCCGGCCTACGAGGTCACGGAGGGCGAGGTGCTCCTCCACCTCGAAGACAGCGACTTTGGTGACGTCGACATCCCCGAGGACGCCCGTACGTGGGACCTCCTCGACCTGGAACCGAACGAGCGCGCCGCGCTCGGCATCTACCTCGGCTTCCAGTATCCCGCCGAAATCGAGGGCGTCACACTCGTCAACTTCCTCCGCACCGCGCTCAACGCGAAACTCGACGAGCGCGAGGAACTCCTCTTCGGCGAGGACGAGGACGGCGAGGAAGACGAGGACTCGGGCTACGAGACCTCCCCGATGGAGGGCCCCGCCGACGAGGGCGAGATCGGTGTCGCTGAGTTCCAGGAACTACTCTCCGAGAAGATGGAACTCCTCGACATGGACGAATCGTTCGCCCAGCGCTACCTCAACGCCGGCTTCTCCGGCGGCGAGAAGAAGCAAAACGAGGTCCTCCAGGCCGCCATCCTCGAACCGAGCATCGCCGTGCTCGACGAGATCGACTCCGGACTGGACATCGACCGCCTACAGGACGTCGCGAAGGGCATTAACGCGCTCCGCGACGAACAGGACACCGGCATCCTGCAGATCACACACTACCAGCGCATCCTCGACTACGTCGAACCCGACCGCGTCCACATCATGCTCGACGGCGAAGTCGTCATGGAGGGTGACGCTGAGCTCGCCCAGAAGCTCGAGGACAAGGGGTACGACTGGGTCCGAGACCAGGTCTACGAGACCGCGTAA
- a CDS encoding DNA-directed DNA polymerase, with product MEDTDLSQFMHDGEGASGEGEPGGDTVRAEAAAVAGDADPVVNEIVNAEADALPDVDGEAELMVTQVDYTVEGSGDRERPVLHVFGRTPDNEAEHVRVHGFRPYFYAPTATLSEDDLADDVITGSEETDDDGERYESIRGEPLTKIFGRTPRDVGNIRDQFDHYEADILFPNRLLIDKDITSGVAVPERRAEDGALYVHHDEVEARDVPANLRVNTFDIEVDDRSGFPEEGEEPVICLTSHDSYRDEYLAWLYEAPEATTGSPDALDDYDFLDESADVDVRTFETEEAMHAAFLDYIEETDPDVMTGWNFDDFDAPYYIDRLDELNPGTRENLDSDRLSRVDEVWTSGWGGPNVKGRVVFDLLYAYQRTQRSELDSYRLDAVGEVELGVGKERYAGDIGDLWENDPERLLEYNVRDVELCVEIDDKQNIVPFWDEARKLVGCKLEDATTPGDAVDMFVLHKAYGEFVLPSKGQQDTEEFEGGAVFDPITGVKENVSVLDLKSLYPMSMVTINASPETKVDPEEYDGETYRTPTGVHFRKEPDGIIREMVDELLTEREEKKELRDDHDPESEDYGRYDRQQAAVKVIMNSLYGVFGWDRFRLYDRAMSAGVTSTNREVISFTEQAANDMGYEVAYGDTDSVMLELGQDLSTEEAIEQSFDIEDHINEAYDGFASEELNAEDHRFQIEFEKLYRRFFQAGKKKRYAGHIVWKEGKDVDDVDITGFEYQRSDIAPITKEVQKEVIELVVKEGDVDGVEEYVHEVIEEFRAGKVSLDDIGIPGGIGKRLDNYDTDTAHVRGAKYANLLLGTNFQRGSKPKRIYLAKVHPEFFEQVEAERGLDPHADVLYAEFKRDPDVICYDYADQIPDAFEVDYDVMLDKTLKGPIERILAALDVSWNEVKNGQTQTGLGSFT from the coding sequence ATGGAAGACACGGACCTCTCCCAGTTCATGCACGACGGCGAGGGGGCGTCCGGCGAGGGCGAACCCGGTGGGGACACCGTGCGCGCCGAGGCCGCGGCGGTCGCCGGCGACGCCGACCCCGTCGTGAACGAGATCGTGAACGCGGAGGCCGACGCGCTCCCGGACGTCGACGGCGAAGCCGAACTGATGGTGACGCAGGTCGACTACACCGTCGAGGGGAGCGGCGACCGGGAGCGCCCGGTGCTACACGTGTTCGGTCGCACCCCCGACAACGAAGCAGAGCACGTTCGCGTCCACGGCTTCAGGCCATATTTCTACGCGCCGACCGCGACGCTCTCCGAGGACGACCTCGCGGACGACGTCATCACCGGCAGCGAGGAGACCGACGACGACGGCGAGCGCTACGAATCCATCCGGGGCGAACCGCTCACGAAGATCTTCGGGCGGACGCCGCGGGACGTCGGGAACATCCGCGACCAGTTCGACCACTACGAGGCGGACATCCTGTTCCCGAACCGCCTGCTCATCGACAAGGACATCACGAGCGGCGTCGCCGTTCCCGAGCGCCGCGCCGAGGACGGTGCGCTGTACGTCCACCACGACGAAGTCGAGGCCCGCGACGTGCCCGCGAACCTCCGCGTGAACACGTTCGACATCGAGGTCGACGACCGCTCCGGGTTCCCCGAGGAGGGCGAGGAGCCGGTCATCTGTCTCACGAGCCACGACTCCTACCGCGACGAGTACCTCGCGTGGCTGTACGAGGCGCCCGAAGCGACCACTGGAAGCCCGGACGCCCTCGACGACTACGACTTCCTCGACGAGAGCGCCGACGTGGACGTGCGGACGTTCGAGACCGAGGAGGCGATGCACGCGGCGTTCCTCGACTACATCGAGGAGACCGACCCGGACGTCATGACGGGGTGGAACTTCGACGACTTCGACGCGCCGTACTACATCGACCGGCTCGACGAACTGAATCCCGGAACGCGCGAGAACCTCGACTCCGACCGGCTCTCCCGGGTCGACGAAGTGTGGACGTCCGGCTGGGGCGGTCCGAACGTGAAAGGGCGGGTCGTCTTCGACCTGCTGTACGCCTACCAGCGCACGCAGCGTTCGGAACTCGACTCCTACCGCCTGGACGCGGTCGGCGAGGTCGAGTTGGGCGTCGGGAAGGAGCGCTACGCGGGCGACATCGGCGACCTCTGGGAGAACGACCCCGAGCGCCTCCTGGAGTACAACGTGCGCGACGTGGAGCTCTGCGTGGAGATCGACGACAAGCAGAACATCGTGCCGTTCTGGGACGAGGCCCGGAAACTCGTCGGCTGCAAGCTAGAGGACGCCACGACGCCCGGGGACGCGGTGGACATGTTCGTCCTGCACAAGGCCTACGGGGAGTTCGTGCTCCCCTCGAAGGGCCAGCAGGACACCGAGGAGTTCGAGGGCGGCGCCGTCTTCGACCCTATCACGGGCGTCAAGGAGAACGTCTCCGTGCTCGACCTGAAGAGTCTCTACCCGATGTCGATGGTGACCATCAACGCGTCGCCGGAGACGAAAGTCGACCCCGAGGAGTACGACGGGGAGACCTACCGCACGCCGACGGGCGTCCACTTCCGGAAGGAGCCCGACGGCATCATCCGGGAGATGGTCGACGAGTTGCTCACGGAGCGCGAGGAGAAGAAGGAACTCCGCGACGACCACGACCCCGAATCCGAGGACTACGGCCGCTACGACCGCCAGCAGGCCGCGGTGAAGGTCATCATGAACAGCCTCTACGGTGTGTTCGGGTGGGACCGCTTCCGCCTCTACGACCGCGCGATGAGCGCGGGCGTCACGTCCACGAACCGCGAGGTCATCTCGTTCACCGAACAGGCCGCCAACGACATGGGCTACGAGGTGGCCTACGGCGACACCGACTCAGTCATGTTGGAACTTGGACAAGACCTGTCCACGGAAGAAGCCATCGAGCAGTCCTTCGACATCGAGGACCACATCAACGAGGCGTACGACGGGTTCGCGAGCGAGGAACTCAACGCCGAGGACCACCGCTTCCAGATCGAGTTCGAGAAGCTCTACCGCCGGTTCTTCCAGGCGGGGAAGAAGAAGCGCTACGCCGGGCACATCGTCTGGAAGGAGGGCAAGGACGTCGACGACGTGGACATCACGGGCTTCGAGTACCAGCGCTCGGACATCGCGCCCATCACGAAGGAGGTCCAGAAGGAGGTCATCGAACTCGTCGTGAAGGAGGGCGACGTGGACGGCGTCGAGGAGTACGTCCACGAGGTCATCGAGGAGTTCCGCGCGGGGAAGGTGAGCCTCGACGACATCGGCATTCCGGGCGGCATCGGGAAGCGCCTCGACAACTACGACACGGACACCGCCCACGTCCGCGGCGCGAAGTACGCGAACCTCCTGCTCGGCACGAACTTCCAGCGCGGGTCGAAACCCAAGCGCATCTACCTCGCGAAGGTCCACCCCGAGTTCTTCGAACAGGTGGAGGCAGAGCGCGGCCTCGACCCGCACGCAGACGTGCTGTACGCGGAGTTCAAACGCGATCCGGACGTCATCTGTTACGACTACGCCGACCAGATTCCGGACGCCTTCGAGGTGGACTACGACGTGATGCTGGACAAGACGCTGAAAGGCCCCATCGAGCGCATCCTCGCGGCCCTGGACGTCTCCTGGAACGAGGTCAAGAACGGGCAGACCCAGACCGGCCTGGGGAGTTTCACGTAG
- a CDS encoding DUF7331 family protein — protein MTDVTDHAAGDEHSRNDVPQLPEGDDARDDVESYETADGVVLYDAQNPLAWLKATNAMSLGDAL, from the coding sequence GTGACAGACGTGACAGACCACGCAGCGGGAGACGAGCACAGCCGGAACGACGTCCCACAGCTCCCCGAGGGCGACGACGCCCGAGACGACGTGGAGTCCTACGAGACAGCGGATGGCGTCGTACTGTACGACGCCCAGAATCCGCTCGCGTGGCTCAAGGCGACGAACGCGATGTCGCTGGGCGACGCCCTCTGA
- a CDS encoding DUF7322 domain-containing protein: protein MDDDPLEETLFEDEQTDAEQALAPSVDVPDGSNADPQLRRQFWFLVVVFNVALLALSVGLMLAAFRGRWNDGLTGVAAGVILFGYGYYRYRTITRD, encoded by the coding sequence GTGGACGACGACCCGTTAGAGGAGACGCTGTTCGAGGACGAACAGACCGACGCGGAGCAAGCGCTCGCGCCGTCGGTCGACGTCCCCGACGGCTCGAACGCCGACCCACAGCTCAGACGCCAGTTCTGGTTTCTCGTCGTCGTGTTCAACGTCGCCCTGCTCGCACTCAGCGTCGGTCTGATGCTCGCTGCGTTCCGTGGCCGGTGGAACGACGGTCTGACCGGCGTCGCTGCCGGCGTGATCCTCTTCGGCTACGGCTACTACCGCTACCGTACCATCACTCGGGACTGA
- a CDS encoding DUF7346 family protein, with product MRTVRDDDTVYVVLKESADSTLVRDPATGEERHLPTDSLEPAGGTAPLDALATAIPEDARAVVRACHADWHLGVLVALADDGPLPARSLVARFETCESDLVGALTEFRAAELVEETDVHGERGYRLTDAGESGIGALRD from the coding sequence ATGCGCACCGTCCGCGACGACGACACCGTCTACGTCGTCCTGAAGGAGAGCGCCGACAGTACGCTCGTCCGCGACCCCGCCACCGGTGAGGAGCGCCACCTACCGACCGACTCCCTCGAACCCGCCGGCGGCACGGCACCGCTCGACGCGCTCGCGACCGCCATCCCGGAAGACGCCCGCGCGGTCGTCCGCGCGTGTCACGCCGACTGGCACCTCGGCGTGCTCGTCGCGCTCGCCGACGACGGCCCGCTCCCCGCGCGCTCACTCGTCGCCCGGTTCGAGACCTGCGAGAGCGATCTGGTGGGCGCGCTCACGGAGTTCCGGGCGGCGGAACTCGTCGAGGAGACCGACGTCCACGGCGAACGCGGCTACCGGCTCACCGACGCCGGCGAGTCGGGCATCGGCGCGCTCCGGGACTGA